Below is a genomic region from Streptomyces sp. NBC_00461.
GCGTACCTGTGGGGCCTGGCGGCGAACGGCCAGGCCGGTGTCGAGAACGTGCTGGACATCCTGCGCGGCGGCCTCGACTCCGCAGTGCTGGGTCTGGGCCGCTCGTCCGTCCACGAGCTGTCCCCCGACGACCTGGTGATTCCTCCCGGGTTCGCCCTGACCCTCGGCGGCACGAGTGCCCCCGCCCCGGTCGCCGGATGACGACGGCACGGCACGACCGGCTCGCGCACCGGGCCTGGCCCACCGTTTCCGCCAAGAGCCTGGTCCTGGTGCCGATCGGCTCGACCGAGCAGCACGGGCCGCATCTGCCGCTGAACACCGACAGCGTCATCGCCGAGTCCGTAGCCGGCCGTGCCGCCGAGGAACTCTCCGCCCGTCTCACCCCGCCGCCCCTGGTGGCGCCCACGCTCGCCTACGGCGCCAGCGGCGAGCACGCCGGCTTCCCCGGCACCGTCTCCCTCGGACACGAGGCCCTGCACGCCGTGATCGTCGAAACCGTGCGCTCCCTGTCGCTGTGGGCCGGGCGCGTCGTCTTCGTCAACGGCCACGGCGGCAACACCGCCACCCTGGACGCAGCCCTCGGCGCCCTGCGCGCCGAGGGGCACGCCGTCGCCTGGGCCGGGTGCGGCATCACGGGAGGCGACGCGCACGCCGGCCGGACCGAGACCTCGCTCATGCTGTATCTCGCCCCTGAGGAGGTACGGATCCTCGAGGCCGTCGCCGGCGACACCCGCCCGCTGGATGTCCTGATGCCTCTGCTGACGGCCCACGGCGTCAAAGCCGTCTCGCCGTCGGGTGTGCTCGGTAATCCGGCCGGCGCCTCGGCCGAGGAGGGCCGCCGGCATGTGCGGACCATGGTGTCCCGGCTCGTCGGCCAGATCACCGCCGCACCGACGGACGAGCGCGGCCGCCTCCTGGACCCCGCGGCACGGGACCGACCTGGCACGAAGGCGGCAGGGAGATGACGCTGCCCCTCGGATTCGTCGTGGCGCTCGATCGTGACACCCGCGTCCTGGACGGCGGCCGCACCCTCCTCGGTGGTTCCCCCCTGCGGCTGCTGCGCCTGACCCGGCGGGCACGTCCACTGCTGACCGGTCGTATGGTCCACGTACGGGACCGGGCGGGCGCCCTCCTGGCGGACCGGCTCCTGGAGGCGGGGCTGGCGCACCCGGTCGTCCGCGCCCTGCCCCTGCCCGACGACCCCCGGTACACGGTCGTCGTCCCCGTCCGCGACCGCCCGCGCGAGCTCGACCGCCTGCTGGCGAGCATCGGGCCGGACACCCCGGTGATCGTGGTCGACGACGCGTCGACTCACCGCGCTCCGGTCGAGGCGGCCGCCGCACGGCATGGCGCGCGCTTCGTCCCCCTGAGGGTCAACGTCGGTCCCGCCGGAGCCCGTAACGCAGGCCTTCGCCTGGTCGGCACGCCGTATGTGGTCTTCGTCGACTCCGACGTCGTCCTGCCCAAGGACACTGTCCCGACACTGCTGCGGCACTTCTGCGACCCGCGGGTCGCCCTGGCCGTCCCCCGCGTGACCGCTCTCGAAACACCCGGCTCCGAGACCTGGATCGGACGGTACGAGCGCACACGCTCCTCACTCGACCTGGGCAGCCGTCCCGCCCTGGTACGCCCCGGGACACCCGTCTCCTGGGCCTCCACGGCCTGCGCCGTCGCACGCGTCGACGCCCTGGGCGAGGGCTTCGACGAGCGGCTGAGAATCGGCGAGGACGTCGACATCGGCTGGCGCGCCATCAAGAGCGGGTGGCGGGTGCGCTACGAGCCCTCGGTCTATGCCGCCCACGAGCACCGCGGCCGCCTCGGGGACTGGTTTCGACGCAAGGCCGCCTACGGGACGGGAGCGCACCCGCTCGCCGAACGACACCCCGAGTTCATCGCGCCCGCGGTCCTCGCCCCCTGGAGCGGCGCCTTCGTCCTCGCCCTTGTCGCCCAGCGCCGTTGGTCGCTCCCGGTGGCCGGCGCCGTCGGCGCGACGACCGTCCTGCGCGTCTGCCGGAAACTGGACGGCACGGAGCACCCGGTACGGCTGGCCTGCTCACTGACGGCCATGGGCGCGCTCGGCGCGCTCGCCCAGACGTCCGCGCTGCTGACCCGGCACTGGTGGCCCCTCACGGTGGCCGGCTGCACGATCTCCCACCGGGCACGCCGGGCCACCGCGCTGGCCGCGGTCGCCGACGTCGCTCTGGAATACCTGCACCAGGGCGCCGCTCTGGATCCCCTGAGGTACGGCGTCGCACGCCGCCTCGACGACCTCGCCTACGGCGCCGGTGTGTGGTGGTCCGCCATCAAGGGACGCTCCACTGCGGCTCTGCGGCCTCGGCTGCGGCAGCCGCGGTGACCGTCACCGTTCCCGCCCGGCGAAAACAGTCGTCCCGTCCATTGTGACCGACGACTGGAGTCGTTACCGTAAGCATCACGGGACTTGCAACAGTAAAAGCGTTGCACGGATGCGGGAGCGCGAAGGAGCGACATGGCGCAGACGGAGCAGACCACGAGCGATGCGGATGAGCGGGATGCGCTGATCGCACAGCGATGCCCCTACAGTGACCTGGTGATGCAGGGCGGCAGCCGCGAACCGCTCGCCGGTTACGCGGAACTGGACTCCCTGCGGGACGCCGGACCGGCACACACGCTCGGCACCGGCCAGATCATCTACACCACCTACGACCTGGTGCAGGAGGTCGCCCAGCGCGCCGACGTGTTCCACAGCAAGTTCTACGATCCGGTGACCGGCAAGGAGGCGGCATTCACCCTCGTGCCGCATCAGATCGACGGCCCGGTCCACGTGAAGTGGCGAAGGCTGCTCGCCTCGTCCTTCTCACCCGGCACCGTCGCCGGCCTGGAAGGCTCCCTCCGCGCGCGCGTCAACGAAATCATCGACGGGTTCATCGACCGCGGTCACTGCGATTTCGCCAAGGAATTCGCGCTCAGGTTCCCGACCAGCATCTTCCTTGAGCACATCATCGGCCTGCCGGTCGAAGAACTGGACAAGTTCATCGCGTGGGAGACCGACATCCTGCACCCGGAGTCGACGGATCGGGCCGAAGCGTACCGGACCTCGGTCCGGGCCCAGACCGAGGTCACCGCATACCTGTCGCAGATCCTGGAGGAGCGCAGGAAGACGCCGGCCGAGGAGCGCGGCTCCGACCTCATCTCGCGCGCCATGGACTGGCAGATCGACGGTGAGCCGATCCCGCACCAGGAGCTGCTCTCCTTCTATCTCCTGCTGTTCCAGGCCGGTCTGGACACCGTCACCGCCTCGCTCGGCTACGGCTTCCACCATCTGGCGAGCCATCCGGCCGACCGGGAGCGGATCGCGGCCGACCCGTCGGTGATTCCCAACGCGATCGAGGAGTTCCTCCGCGTCTACTCGGTCGTGAACATCGTGCGGACGGCGATGACCGACACCGAAGTGGACGGCTGCCCGGTGAAGAAGGGCCAGCGGTTCATCCTCAGCCTGCCGTCCGGGAACCGCGACGAGCAGCACTTCCCGGACGCCACGACGGTCGACTTCGACCGCACCGACATCTCGCATCTGGCGTTCGGTGCGGGGCCCCACCGGTGCCTCGGGTCTCACCTCGCGCGACAGGAGCTGGTGATCGCCTACGAGGAGTGGCACAAGCGCATTCCGGTGTACGAGATCGATCCGGACATCTCGTTCGACGAATCGCGCAGCATGCTGCTGGGGCTGAACAGCCTCCCCCTGCGGTGGGACCCTGCCGCCGTCCGCAGGTAGCGGCCGGCGAGCCGAACCGCGAGGGTCCCGGTTCCCGTCCAGGCAGGGCCCGGTTGCGTCACGAGCACACTGGGGCCCGGCGGCAGGCTCGTCGCCGCCGGGCGTCGCACCACGCTGGTGACCGCGCCCGGCGAGCGGCTCTGAACCTGCCCGGCCGACACGGCGCCCAAGGCTCCGGCCCAGCCCTTGGCGACATGCATCCCACGAGGACGCGAACGGCCTGATGCGCCTGGGAGACTGTCGGCCGAGCCCTGCGGGAACCGGCCTCGACACGGCCGAACCGGCCCGGTGTCGCAGCGATCCCCGGAAGCCGTCAGGATCCGGCTTTTTTGCGAGCAGGGGCCTTACGGGCGGTCGTCGTGCTCCGCGCGGCCGTCGATCCGCGTGACGTCCTGCGAGGCCCCTGGCTCTGCTCGCTGTGGAGTACCTCGAACCCGCACATCAGGCGCGCAACGCCGAACTCGAAGTCCTCGTCGCTCGTCCCGGAGATCGGATGGCGGTCGATCAAGCCGTCCAGGACGGGAAAGTGGAACCAGTCCGTGATGCGACGCTGGCGGGCGGGGTCGGTCATCGGCGCGTTGGCCAGCCGAAGGATGCGCTCGTGGATGATCGAACCGCGGGTGTACACACCGATGGCGTTGCACACCATCATCGCGTTGTCGGGCGTGAAACCGTCCGCGACCAGCTTCGCCACCACGGACTCGAGCAGTTCCATGATGCGGCGGGTCGCCTCACGACTGTATGTGGAGGTGCGGATCAACAGCAGATCGGAGAGGACCGCATCCTCGCGGTGGATCTCGCGCTGCACGCGGAAGTGCGAGGACAGCATGTTCTGCCAGGTGTCATCCGCCCGGACCTCCGGCATCAGCCGCAGGTACTTGTCGACGGCGATGTCCGTCATCGCATTGAGCAGCTCTTCCTTCTTCCGGAAGTACCAGTAGATGCTGGTGACGCCGACACCCAGATGCTCGGCGAGGATCGGCATGCTCAGCTGGTCGAGCGAGGTGCCCCGCGCGACCTCGAAGGCACCCCCGAGGATCTCCTCGGCGTTGATCGAGTTACGCTGACGACGCTTACGCGTCCCGGCGGAATCGGCCTTGGTCACGCTGCTTCTCCTCCTTGTCACCACCCCACCGGCCCGGCCCGAGCGTAGGCCGAGCCCGCGCTCCGAACTGACTGACACGGTACCAGCCAATGCCTCCCGGCATGGCATACGGTAAGGGATTACCGTAACGCTGCCGCGACGGCTGGTCGACCGCCCCGGACCACGTCGCCGCCTGCTGGTTCTCAGCGCGGTTCTGGTGAACCGGGTCGGAACGGGCACCTCACCCGCGATCCGTTCCGCCACGCGGCGGACGCTCGACGAGTCGTCGGCGATTCCTGTGAGCAGCCGTCACCGCACCGCCTCGGCACCGGCCTTCCGCCCGGGGAACGAACAGCATCAGCCTGACCCGCGCCCGACCGACGATCTCGAGCAGCACCACGATGGTGTCGGCCCCGCGTCACGGCCCCTCCGACAGCTGCACCGCGCCGTTGTCCCTCCGATCAGCCGGTGGTAGCTTACCGAAATCATTCCCGGAACCTTTACCGGATAGAATACCGGTAGAGCACGCGCCTGGCCGCCGCAGTCCCGCAACCGACTGTATGCCGGCGCCACACCACCGGCGGAAGACGGTCGGGCCGCCGGGCCGGACACCCTTCAGCGAAACACCCACCAAAAGGCGGTCGAGATGGATCTGCTCCGACGTCGTGAAGGCTCTGCCGAGGTCATCACACTCAACCGCCCCGACCAGCGCAACGCCCTCAGCCCCGGCCTGATCGCCGAACTCTCGCGGGCGCTGCGTGACTGCCTGGACGACGACGCGGTACGCGCGGTGGTGCTGACCGGTGCCGGCGACCGGGCGTTCTGCGCCGGCATGGACCTCAAAGCGTTCGCCTCCGGTTCCGATTCCTCCGGGCCGGAGTCCGACAACACGCATTTCACGATGTTCAGCCGAGGCGAGTACCCCAAGCCCGTCATCGGTGCCGCCAACGCCACCGCCGTCGCCGGAGGGTTCGAGCTCCTGCTCAACTGCGACATCGTCGTCGCCTCCGACAAGGCCAGGTTCGGCATCCCGGAGGTCAAGCGCGGCCTGTTCGCCGCCGGCGGCGGAACCACGCTGCCCGGCCGCATCCCCCTCGCGATCGCTCTCGAACTCGGGCTGACCGGAGATCTGATCGACGCCGAGCGCGCGTGTGCGCTGGGGCTGGTCAACTGTGTCGTTCCAGCCGGAGACGTGGTCGGCGCCGCGTTGGAGTTCGCCCGCCGTATCGGCGAGAACGGCCCGCTCGGCGTCCTCGCGACGAAGAAGCTCATGCGCGTGACGCTCACCGAAGGCGTCGCCGCGGCGCGCGCGGCGCAGGAAGCCGAAAACTCCAAGGTGTTCAAGAGCGAGGACGCGCTCGAAGGGGCTCGCGCCTTCGCGGAGAAGCGCGCACCGCAGTGGAAGGGCCGGTGAGTCACCCCCGGCGGGGGTGACCCACCGCAGGACCGGACGGGTCACGGAGGCCCAGGACCCGTTGGGTCTGCGCGGTCACACGGTGCCGAGGAATCGCCCTACCTGGTCGATGAACGCGTCGTTGTCGTCGCCGGCCACCATATGGCCGGTGCCGGCGACGTCGACCGCGCGCGAGCCGGACACGAGCGACAGGAGCTCGCGCACCCCCTCCTCACTGAGCACGTCCGACTGGGCACCGCGGACCAGGAGGGTGGGAACGCCGATGGCGCGGGCCGCCTCGCGCAGCCGCTCCGGGTCGGGCTGCCGCCTGGGCCCGTCGGCGTCCCGCCGCACCAGCGCCGGGTCCCAGTGCCAGTACCAGCGGCCGTCTTCGGCCAGGCGCACGTTCTTGCGCAACCCGTCCGGACTTCTCGGACGCCGACGCTGCGGGTTGTACTCGGACACCGCGGCGGCGACGTCCTCCAGGGTGGCGAAGCCGTCGACGTGGCGGCGCATGAACCCGGAGACCCGTTCGGCGCCGTCCCGTTCCATGCGAGGGGCGACATCGACGAGCACGAGCGCGCGAGCGTCCACCAGCCCTTCCCCGACGGCCAGCAGCGAGGTCAGGCCGCCCATCGACGCGCCGATCAGCGCGGGAGGACGCGGATCGCCCTCACCGACCCGGGCTGCCACGGCGACGAGATCGGCCACGAGGACGTCCATCGAGTAGTCCCCGTCCGGCGCCCACCCACTGTCGCCGTGACCGCGGGTGTCGAGCGAGAAGGTGCGCCAGCCGCTCCTGGCAAGCGTCAGGGCCGCGCCCTTCCACGAATGGCGGGTCTGGCCCCCGCCGTGCAGGAACAGCGCGGTGCCCTTCGGCGCGTCCACCGGATATTCCTCGGCGGCCAGTTCCACGCCGGCGGCGGGGATCCGCCTGATGAGTGGCTCGGTCCAGGTCATGCGGTTGCACCCTCCCATCTCTCGGGTCACTTCCTCCGCCCGCACGTCGCCGGTCAGCGCACGCGGCACCTCTCGGCGCAGCGTGCAGTGAGGAGTTGCGCGGTCGCGCAGCCGACAAGCCTGCTTGCACGGGGATCTTCCTGACGCCGGCACCGGTCCCGCCTCCCGCGGAGGCTCCGCCGGCACCTGCCGTACGTGTGCGACTTCAGTACGCGGCGGGAACCAGGGGCGAGACGTCCTCGCCCTGGATCATCTCCCCGGCAGACTCGTGTCCCAGTAGTCGGCCCGGCGCGCGATCCGACCGTCGCACCCCTCGCACCTATTGACCCCTGTACTATATACCTTACGGTATGGGTGATGCGGCATCCCTTCCAGACGGCCCCGGCCGCTCTGCGGGACGGACGGCATCAGCAGTGCCCAAGCAATGCCCGTCGCCGAGGAGGACGATATGAGTTTGCAGGTCGGCAACCGGCTGCGCGGACAGAACTCGACGTGCGAAGTCATCGTCGTCAAGGGTTCCGCCAGCCCCGCGGTATTGATGTGCGCCGGCGCGGAGATGCGCACGACGGCCCCCGATCCCCCCGCCCCACAGGTGAGCGACGGCCCACCGATCCAGCTCGGCAAGCGGTACACGGACGACGCCAGCGGCATCGAGGTGCTGTGCACCAAGGCCGGAATCGGCCCTTTGACCTTCGGCGACAGCCAACTCACGCAGAAGGCAGCCAAGGCGCTGCCGGCGTCCGACTGAACGGACCGCACCCGCGATGAACCTCACGATGCTCCTCGACATGGTGGTCGAGGGGATGCCCGACCGGATCCTCATCGGTGACCGCACGGACGGCCTCACCGCCCGCGAACTCGCCCGACGGGCGCGCTCGGGCGCGGATCTCGTCCGGGCCGCCGATGCCGGCACCGTCGTCTACCTCGGCGGCAACGGTCCCGCGTTTCCGGTCGCCCTGTTCGCCGCGGCCTCCGCCGGCGTGCCGTTCCTGCCGGTCAACTACCGGCTGAGCGACGAGCAGCTGGACGACGTCCTCGGCCGCCAGGCCAGGCCGCTCGTGATAACCGACTCACCCGAGCGGGTCCGGGGCATGGCGGCCGTGACGCTGGAGGAGTTCGCCGGACCGACGGCCGTTGCCGCCGATCACGAAACCGAGCCCGCCGACCCGGACCCCGACTCGATCGCCGTGCTGCTGATGACGAGCGGGACGACCGCCGCCCCGAAGAGCGCGGTACTGCGGCACCGGCACCTGACGTCCTACATCTTCGGCTCCGTCGAGTTCGCGTCGGCCGAGCAGAGCGACGCGACCATCGTCAGCGTGCCGCCCTACCACATCGCCGCCGTCGCGAACCTGCTCTCCAACCTGTACGCCGGTCGCCGGATCGTGTATCTCGACCACTTCAGCGCCGCCGACTGGCTGCATCGCGTCCGGACCCAGGCCGTCACGCACGCGATGGTGGTGCCGACGATGCTCGTGCGCATCGTCAGCGAACTCGTCCACTCCGGCGTGCGGGGCCCTTCGACGCTGCGGTCGATGTCGTACGGCGGCGCGAAGATCGCCGTACCCGTGCTCGTGGAGGCGCTGCGGCTCTTTCCCGGCACCGGTTTCGTCAACGCCTACGGCCTCACCGAGACCGCCTCCTCCATCGCGGTGCTGGGACCGGACGACCACCGTACGGCCGCCGCGAGCGACGATCCCGCCGTGCGCGCGAGACTGGGGTCGGTGGGCCGTGCGCTGCCCAGCGTGGAGATCGAGGTCCATGCCCCGGACGGGCTGCCGTGCCCTCCCGGCGTGGTGGGAGACATCGTCGTACGCGGCCCGCAGGTCGCCGGTGAATACCTGGAGGCCGGCAGCCGGCTGGACAGCGCCGGCTGGTTCCCCACCCGTGACCGCGGCCATATCGACGAGGACGGCTTCATCTTCGTCGAGGGCCGGTCCGACGACACCATCATCCGCGGCGGCGAGAACATCGCCCCATCGGAGATCGAGAGCGTGCTCACCGAGCACGAATGGGTGGCGGACGTGGCCGTGGCCGGCATCCCGGACGACGAATGGGGGCAGCGCATCGGCGCGTTCGTCGTCGTCCAGCCCGGCGTGCGGCCGGACGCCGACGTCCTGCGCGAGTTCGTCCGCGGCCGACTGCGCAGCTCGAAGACCCCCGACGACATCGTCTTCCTGCCGGAACTCCCGACCACGCCGACGGGCAAGGTACTGCGCCGCAAGCTGGTCGCGGACATCGACAAGGACACCGGGGCCTCCGAGTCCACCAGGACACCCGTGCTCTAGCAGCACCCGAAGACAAGGAGTGCGCGTGGAGTTCAAGACACTCGCGATAGTCGGCCTCGGCACCATGGGGGCCGGTATCGCGCAGACGGCCGTTTCCCTCGGCTTCGACGTGGTCGGCGTCGAGCGGGACGAGCAGGCCGTAGTGGCAGGTCGGGCACGGGTCGCCGCCGGGCTGGCGAAGTTCGTCGAGAAGGGGAAGTTCACCGGGGAACAGGCAGCCCAGGCACTGGCCCGCCTGCGCACCTCCACGGACCGGGCGGACATCGCCGGAGCCGACATCGTGATCGACGCGGCGTTCGAGGACGTCGACCTCAAGCGTGAGCTCTTCCGCGACTTCGAGCGCCACGCCTCTGCCACCGCGGTCCTCGCCTCGAACACCTCGACGATCCCGCTCGTGATCATGGCGGCCGAGACGTCCGCCCCCGAGCGGGTCGTCGGCCTGCACTTCTTCAACCCGGTCCCCCTCATGGACCTGGTGGAGGTCATCCGCACCCCGGCGACGAGCGAGGAGACCGTCCGGGCCGCCGTCGATCTGTCGAAGGCCCTCGGAAAGTCCCCGGTCATCATCAAGGACGTGCCCGGCTTCATCGGCAACCTGCTCGTCGTGCCGTTCCTCCTGGACGCCATCCGCGCCTTCGAGCGCGGCGTGGCCTCGATGGAGGACATCGACTCGGTCCTCAGGCTCGGCTTCAACCACCCGATGGGACCCTTCAGGCTCAGCGACCTGATCGGCCTGGACATCGTCCAGGACATGGCCGAGCGCATGTACGAGGAGTACCGCGATCCCAAATACTGGCCCCCGCCGCTGCTCAAGCAGTACGTACGGATGGGTTGGCTGGGCCGGAAGACCAAGCGCGGTTTCTACACGTACGACTGACGGCTGACGAGGGCCGTCCGGCCGGTCTTCCCCGGCCCGCGGGGTGGCTCGGTGAGCACGGGTTCCTGCCCGGCCGGCCTGGTCAGGCACGGATCGGTGCCGGCAGCACGGGCGGCCCACTCGACGAGCGCGGACGGTGGGGTCTCGTCACGCACGAGGTAGTCGGTGAGAGGGCCTGTGCCCAAGCCGGTGCGTTCGGCCCCGTTGAGCAGCCCGGCAAGGTGGAAGGCCGTCCCCTCCGCCGACGTCACCCCGTGGCGGTGCACCAGGTGCAGCGCGGCCTGCGCCTACAGGCGCCCCATGAAGACCCTGGGTCTTCCGCGAACCATCGCCCGCAGCAGTCCGGCGGGAGCCGCCGCGCAGCCGGGCGGCAACGTGTTCTGCTCGCGGACGGCCGGCTGAACGAATTCTGGCTGTTCGTGCGAAGCACGCCCGCACCGGTGAACCGGGAACCGCGCGCGGAGTTCGTTCTGCGCTGGGGCCGCGAGCTCTACCACGCCGACTTCAGACCCAGCGTCGCTTGGGAGCTGAACTACACAAGTGCCGACTGGGGCCGGATTCTCGGCAAACGGCAACGGCTCCTCTATGCGGCCGTCCGGCATGCCGTCGACCATCCCGACCTCGATGTCGAAGACCGCCCGCGCCTGCTGCGCCTGCTGCGGCGGTGTGCGGGATTCGACGAGTACACCATCGCCCGACACGCCCGTGTTCGACTCAACGTGACGGCTGCGGACCGTCCGTGACCCGTTCCCATGTTCGGGGGCGTGGTGGGTGTCGCGGCGTTGGCGAAGGCGGCCGGGCTGACGCATGTGAACCTCGACGGAACTGTCATCCGCACCGACCACGCCGCCGCTCCGGGCCCCAACGGCGCAGACCTCTGGGGGTCCGGAAAACGCAGCACCATGGTGGAAACGCACAGGTCATCTCCACCCTGGACGGCCGGCCGAGCTGGACATGCCGACCCTGGTCGACCTCGGCTACGAAAACACCGGCGGCAGTTTCCCTCACCCCGTCAAGAAACCCGCCAGAGCGCGCTGACCGCAGAGCAACAGGCGTACAACACGGTCATCTGCGGCATCCACGGCGTCTGTGAGCGTGCCAACTCCCTGCTCAAGACGACCTTCAAGGCCCTGCGCATGGTCAGCCTCGACCCCAGCCGCATCACACAGATCGCCGCCGCAGCTCTCGTCCTGCTCCAACTCGAGCACAACCTCACCACCTGATCGCACAACGTCATGATCTGTTACTGGGAAAGGCTCAATGAGGTCTTCTCGGCAACGTGACGGTTGCGGTGTGTGACGGGGTGCGGGTGTCCGCTCGCGGCCTAGTTCTGCGGTGCCAGGGTGCGTACGACGTCGAACTAGTTGCCCTCGGGATCGGCCATGACCACCCAGTTTCGGTCTGACCCCTGGCCCACATCCGTCTTGGTGGCGCCGAGGCCGAGCAATCTGGTCACCTCATCCTCGGTGCTGCCGTCGATCGGGCTGACGTCGAGGTGAAGCCGGTTCTTCACGGTCTTGCCCTCAGGTACCTGGATGAACAGCAGGGTGGGCGGCATCTGGCGGGCCCGAACATCCTCGATGGTCGGCATCCAGGAGCCGATCTCGACCTTGCCCTCGCTCCGGTCGATCACCTTGAAGTCCAGGACCTCGCACCAGAAGGCCGCGAGCCTCTCCGGATCGTGGCAGTCAACGGCCAACTCGGTGAACCTACTTGTCATGACTCTCCCCAGGTAGTGCGGATGGGGCTCAGAGTATTGGCCACGCCGCCCGTCCGACAGATCCGCGATCTTCCTGGCTGACCAGGGCCATCAGACGGGCCTGACCCGGCATCAGATACGCGAGAAGCCCCTGGTAGGAACAGGTCTGCGAAGATCACGTTCCGGAACCCAGAGGCTTCACGCGTTGACCAGTATCACCTACACCGCAACACTCGACGTCGGCAGGGAGACCGCCGAGACTCTCGCCCAGCTCTTGCGCAAGCACCGGGAACGGCTCGGCACCCGCAGGGGGACCCGCGCTCTGGGCGTCTAGCAGGGTATCCTGGTGCTGCGGTGGTTCGTCGACGGGACCCGGCTGGCCCAACTCGCCCGGGA
It encodes:
- a CDS encoding 3-hydroxyacyl-CoA dehydrogenase family protein produces the protein MEFKTLAIVGLGTMGAGIAQTAVSLGFDVVGVERDEQAVVAGRARVAAGLAKFVEKGKFTGEQAAQALARLRTSTDRADIAGADIVIDAAFEDVDLKRELFRDFERHASATAVLASNTSTIPLVIMAAETSAPERVVGLHFFNPVPLMDLVEVIRTPATSEETVRAAVDLSKALGKSPVIIKDVPGFIGNLLVVPFLLDAIRAFERGVASMEDIDSVLRLGFNHPMGPFRLSDLIGLDIVQDMAERMYEEYRDPKYWPPPLLKQYVRMGWLGRKTKRGFYTYD
- a CDS encoding transposase family protein encodes the protein MVGVAALAKAAGLTHVNLDGTVIRTDHAAAPGPNGADLWGSGKRSTMVETHRSSPPWTAGRAGHADPGRPRLRKHRRQFPSPRQETRQSALTAEQQAYNTVICGIHGVCERANSLLKTTFKALRMVSLDPSRITQIAAAALVLLQLEHNLTT
- a CDS encoding VOC family protein → MTSRFTELAVDCHDPERLAAFWCEVLDFKVIDRSEGKVEIGSWMPTIEDVRARQMPPTLLFIQVPEGKTVKNRLHLDVSPIDGSTEDEVTRLLGLGATKTDVGQGSDRNWVVMADPEGN